A window from Opitutia bacterium ISCC 52 encodes these proteins:
- a CDS encoding 4-oxalocrotonate tautomerase family protein: MPFVNIKITNEGVTPEKKEQLISGATQLLVDVLGKNPKTTVVIIDEVETDNWGLGGESVSTRRKRGE; encoded by the coding sequence ATGCCGTTCGTAAATATAAAAATCACCAACGAAGGAGTTACTCCCGAGAAAAAAGAACAACTCATTTCCGGAGCCACTCAACTACTTGTTGATGTTCTGGGTAAGAATCCAAAGACCACTGTGGTCATCATCGATGAGGTCGAAACAGATAACTGGGGTCTGGGCGGCGAGTCGGTATCCACTCGGCGAAAACGAGGGGAGTAA
- a CDS encoding zinc-binding dehydrogenase, translating into MKALVINEPHKPLELQERADLEAGPGEAVIKLKSAALNRRDFWITQGMYPGIKSGVILGSDGAGVVAQVGEGVDETWLGKEVILNPSLDWGNRQAAFGDEFSILGLPLDGTFATEIKIPVSQLHAKPDHLDWHEAAALPLAGLTAYRALFSQGNLEAGETMLITGVGGGVATFLLQFSVAAKAKVWVTSSSQSKIDRAIRMGAQGGFLYTNDEWPAQFLEAAGAPSIIVDSAAGPIYDTLIDLVEMGGRIVNFGATLGPPDILEMRKVFWKQLCLQGSTMGSPADFEAMLDFVNQQAIKPVVDATYPLEEGNEAIAQMKVSPQFGKYVLSIS; encoded by the coding sequence ATGAAAGCACTTGTCATCAACGAACCACATAAACCTCTGGAACTACAGGAACGAGCCGATTTGGAAGCGGGCCCAGGAGAGGCGGTCATCAAGCTCAAATCAGCGGCTCTCAACCGTCGCGATTTTTGGATTACTCAAGGCATGTATCCGGGGATTAAATCCGGAGTGATCCTGGGTTCGGATGGGGCAGGCGTCGTTGCTCAAGTAGGTGAAGGCGTGGATGAAACTTGGCTGGGTAAAGAAGTTATTCTCAACCCGAGCCTTGATTGGGGGAATCGCCAGGCCGCATTTGGAGATGAGTTTTCTATTCTGGGACTCCCCTTAGATGGGACCTTCGCCACGGAAATTAAAATTCCTGTTTCTCAACTCCACGCCAAGCCGGATCATTTGGATTGGCACGAAGCAGCGGCATTGCCTCTGGCCGGTCTCACCGCCTATCGTGCGCTTTTTTCACAAGGCAACCTTGAGGCAGGTGAAACCATGTTAATCACCGGAGTAGGAGGGGGAGTCGCAACCTTTCTACTGCAATTTTCCGTAGCTGCAAAGGCCAAGGTCTGGGTGACTTCATCTTCTCAAAGTAAAATCGATCGAGCCATTAGGATGGGAGCTCAAGGCGGGTTTCTTTATACGAATGACGAGTGGCCGGCCCAGTTTTTGGAAGCTGCAGGTGCACCCAGCATCATTGTCGATAGTGCCGCCGGCCCCATCTATGATACCTTGATTGATTTGGTTGAGATGGGAGGGCGTATTGTGAATTTTGGAGCGACCCTGGGTCCACCTGATATCCTCGAAATGCGGAAGGTCTTCTGGAAGCAACTCTGTCTGCAGGGTTCGACGATGGGGTCACCAGCCGATTTCGAAGCCATGTTGGATTTCGTGAATCAGCAAGCGATCAAGCCGGTGGTCGATGCGACTTATCCTCTTGAAGAAGGTAATGAGGCGATTGCTCAGATGAAAGTTTCTCCCCAGTTTGGGAAGTATGTGCTGAGCATTTCCTGA
- a CDS encoding sulfatase produces the protein MINSVITRILLTLIVVSLGLQAADKPNILWITSEDNSPYIGAYGDKLAKTPNIDAMAQDGVLYRNAFSTAAVCAPARTTLLTGMYPPALGAEHMRSEAPLPSFVKGYPNYLKEAGYYTTNNSKTDYNVDHAIDGWDESSNKAHWKNRPEGKPFFAIFNTNITHESNLHPSRKTHPLGADPADVRVPAYLVDSETTRNRIATYYHCISLMDTFFGERLQELEDAGLADDTIVFYYSDHGGVMPRSKRFIYNSGTNVPLVIRFPEKWAHLSPHKPGTETKEVVGFVDFAATLLSLAGADIPDHMHGRPFLGEKRTRPLEFGHTFRARADERIDFKRGVTDGRFNYIRNYLAYLPTGQHVNYLWDNPATGEVEDLFRSGEATAAQSAFFLPAPMEELFDLQNDPDEVNNLAKDPKHRKTLERFRKANRDHMMKIRDTGFIPEALLIEWSRGSGKTPYAIGHDDVQYPLAEIMDAADALLIEGRNALPKLQSLLKSSNPVVQYWALVNCMILGKNAARATRQIKELTHSPIAAIRIAAAEHLARLGEADPRPVLNEVLLNDSNVMARLQAINALDHVQEDYPYDEGVFEKSAAIWPINPKDLTADWMGRYKAYDVRVMEFLKAQSMAN, from the coding sequence ATGATAAATTCAGTTATTACACGTATACTACTTACACTTATTGTGGTTTCTCTTGGTCTTCAGGCCGCTGATAAACCCAATATTCTCTGGATCACCAGCGAAGACAACAGCCCCTATATCGGCGCGTATGGAGACAAGTTAGCCAAAACGCCCAATATCGACGCGATGGCTCAGGACGGAGTTCTTTATCGTAATGCCTTTTCTACGGCTGCGGTCTGTGCTCCAGCGCGCACTACGCTTCTTACCGGCATGTATCCGCCTGCGTTGGGTGCCGAGCATATGCGAAGTGAGGCTCCGCTTCCTTCCTTTGTGAAAGGCTATCCTAATTATTTGAAGGAGGCTGGCTACTACACCACCAATAATAGCAAAACCGATTACAATGTGGACCATGCCATCGATGGTTGGGATGAGAGCAGCAACAAGGCCCATTGGAAAAATCGACCTGAAGGAAAGCCTTTCTTTGCCATCTTTAATACGAACATCACTCACGAGAGTAACTTGCACCCTTCACGAAAAACTCACCCTTTAGGAGCGGACCCAGCGGACGTGCGAGTGCCTGCCTATCTGGTTGACTCAGAAACAACCCGAAATCGTATTGCTACTTACTACCACTGTATCTCTCTCATGGATACCTTTTTCGGTGAACGCTTGCAAGAGCTTGAGGATGCTGGTTTGGCTGATGACACCATCGTATTTTATTATTCGGATCACGGTGGAGTCATGCCACGGTCTAAGCGTTTTATCTACAATAGTGGAACCAATGTTCCCTTGGTCATTCGCTTTCCTGAAAAATGGGCTCATCTTTCACCCCACAAACCAGGAACAGAAACAAAGGAAGTGGTTGGTTTTGTCGATTTTGCGGCAACCCTGCTGAGTCTAGCTGGAGCAGATATTCCGGATCATATGCATGGACGTCCGTTCCTTGGTGAGAAACGAACTCGGCCTCTGGAGTTTGGTCATACCTTTCGTGCTCGTGCCGATGAGCGAATTGATTTCAAGCGTGGTGTTACAGACGGTCGGTTTAATTACATCCGCAACTACCTCGCCTATCTACCAACGGGGCAGCATGTGAACTATCTGTGGGACAATCCTGCGACGGGTGAAGTTGAAGACTTGTTTAGATCTGGTGAAGCGACAGCAGCCCAAAGCGCCTTCTTCTTGCCTGCCCCTATGGAAGAGCTATTCGATCTCCAAAATGATCCGGATGAAGTAAATAATTTAGCGAAGGATCCCAAGCACCGCAAAACCCTGGAGCGTTTTCGGAAGGCTAATCGCGACCACATGATGAAGATTCGGGATACCGGATTTATTCCCGAGGCCTTATTGATCGAATGGAGTAGAGGATCAGGAAAGACACCCTACGCCATAGGTCATGACGATGTTCAATATCCGCTTGCAGAAATCATGGACGCGGCTGATGCCCTGTTAATTGAAGGGCGGAATGCGCTGCCTAAACTGCAATCACTGCTGAAGTCGTCCAATCCAGTCGTTCAATACTGGGCGCTGGTGAATTGCATGATTCTAGGAAAAAATGCCGCTCGGGCTACCAGGCAGATTAAAGAGTTAACTCACAGTCCTATCGCGGCGATTCGTATAGCAGCTGCCGAGCACCTTGCCCGACTTGGAGAAGCTGATCCACGTCCTGTGTTAAACGAAGTCCTTTTAAACGATTCGAACGTGATGGCTCGTTTGCAGGCGATCAATGCTCTGGATCACGTACAAGAAGATTATCCTTACGACGAAGGTGTCTTTGAGAAATCGGCTGCTATTTGGCCTATCAACCCCAAAGACCTAACTGCTGATTGGATGGGGCGCTACAAGGCTTATGACGTTCGTGTGATGGAATTCCTGAAAGCGCAATCCATGGCTAATTAA
- a CDS encoding sulfatase — protein sequence MVRAFAPIMLLVSCLFCSTALFGQTDKPNVLFIVIDDLNDWIGSMDGHPQAKTPHMDSLASRGTLFTNAHCQAPICGPSRGSFLSGLYPHQTGLYNQPRGKPGLSSDSHFFDGHLMPQYFAKHGYKTLGVGKITHGYDLKDAVQVAGSSGNSGPKPKGPKPPNDVRFHHRPDYSLPFTGTQTDWGVFPERNEEMPDFETAEWAVDQLKKKHDKPFFMAVGFHRPHVPFYAPQEWFDMHPLDEVVLTEVRDYDLNDVPETGSRIHELPRYPQLDWLRENDSDELRRCTQAYLACTSFVDAQVGKVLNALEASSHADDTIIVLFSDHGYHLGEKSRVSKHSLWEEATRVPMMIITLDSTKAQQSSKPTGLIDLYPTLIELCGLPERSANAGKSLVPLLENPDSDWRHSILTTYALGNHSLRSEQYRYIRYDDGTEELYDHKTDRNEWHNLATSEAHRNVIAAFRKQLPKSEAAYHTSVGDGPVNAWFVEHFKRHGVGE from the coding sequence ATGGTACGAGCATTTGCCCCAATCATGCTCCTGGTGAGCTGTCTGTTTTGTTCAACAGCTCTCTTCGGGCAAACGGACAAACCTAACGTCTTGTTCATCGTCATTGACGATCTCAATGACTGGATCGGAAGCATGGATGGCCATCCGCAAGCCAAGACCCCTCATATGGATTCCTTGGCTTCGCGAGGTACCTTGTTCACCAACGCGCATTGTCAGGCGCCCATTTGTGGGCCTTCTCGTGGATCATTTCTCTCCGGGCTGTATCCTCACCAGACTGGCTTGTACAATCAACCGCGGGGCAAACCGGGCTTAAGTTCAGATTCCCATTTTTTTGATGGCCACTTGATGCCTCAGTATTTTGCCAAGCATGGTTACAAAACACTGGGGGTAGGGAAGATCACCCATGGTTATGATTTAAAGGATGCTGTCCAGGTTGCTGGTTCTTCTGGCAATTCGGGTCCGAAGCCTAAAGGACCCAAGCCACCCAACGACGTTCGCTTTCATCACCGCCCCGATTACTCGCTGCCTTTTACCGGAACTCAAACTGACTGGGGAGTATTTCCTGAGAGGAATGAAGAGATGCCCGATTTTGAGACCGCCGAATGGGCGGTTGATCAGTTGAAGAAGAAGCACGACAAACCCTTCTTTATGGCTGTTGGATTTCACCGTCCACACGTGCCTTTCTACGCACCTCAGGAATGGTTTGATATGCATCCCTTGGATGAAGTTGTGCTTACAGAGGTTCGCGATTACGACTTAAATGATGTTCCTGAGACCGGAAGCCGGATACATGAATTACCCAGGTATCCTCAACTCGACTGGCTGCGTGAAAACGATAGCGATGAGCTGAGGCGTTGCACTCAAGCCTATCTGGCCTGCACGAGTTTCGTAGATGCTCAAGTGGGGAAGGTGCTGAATGCCCTGGAAGCTTCGTCCCATGCCGATGACACCATCATCGTTTTGTTTAGCGACCACGGTTATCACCTCGGTGAAAAGTCTCGGGTGTCCAAGCATAGTCTTTGGGAAGAAGCGACTCGTGTTCCTATGATGATCATTACGCTGGATTCGACTAAAGCGCAGCAATCTTCAAAACCAACCGGGTTAATCGATCTGTATCCTACTTTGATCGAACTCTGTGGTTTGCCTGAACGTTCTGCGAACGCGGGTAAGAGCCTCGTTCCATTACTCGAGAATCCAGATTCGGATTGGCGGCACTCCATTCTGACAACTTATGCTCTGGGGAATCATTCCCTACGTTCGGAACAGTACCGATATATTCGATACGATGATGGGACTGAGGAATTATATGATCACAAGACCGATCGCAATGAGTGGCACAATCTGGCTACCAGTGAAGCGCATCGAAATGTGATTGCTGCGTTTCGCAAGCAGCTTCCCAAGTCCGAAGCTGCTTACCATACTTCGGTTGGGGACGGTCCTGTGAATGCGTGGTTTGTAGAGCACTTCAAAAGACATGGAGTCGGGGAATGA
- a CDS encoding DUF1552 domain-containing protein produces the protein MEKGSEWELKAKPSAPVEMPLDPNSPSDYMDKTALMYQMARLAFETDSSRSVTLLLDSNNSPTINVRGVDISDGYHNLSHHGKSERKLNQLKAIDHAQMKLLAQLLGDLKSSTEGNTDMLDNTMILFGSNFGDANKHTTNNMPVLIAGGGFKHGQHLAFDRDRNYPLPNLFVSMLQSMGIEADQFASSTGTMTGLDLA, from the coding sequence ATGGAGAAGGGTAGTGAGTGGGAACTCAAAGCGAAGCCCTCGGCTCCAGTCGAAATGCCCCTCGATCCAAACTCGCCCAGTGATTATATGGACAAAACAGCCCTGATGTACCAGATGGCACGTTTGGCCTTTGAAACGGATTCGTCACGAAGCGTTACCTTGTTATTGGATAGTAATAATTCCCCGACGATTAATGTAAGGGGCGTAGATATTTCAGACGGTTACCACAATCTATCTCATCACGGGAAGAGTGAGAGAAAGCTGAATCAGCTAAAAGCGATCGATCATGCCCAGATGAAGTTATTGGCTCAGTTGTTAGGGGATTTAAAGTCCTCGACCGAAGGCAATACTGATATGTTAGACAATACCATGATTCTGTTTGGCAGTAACTTTGGAGACGCCAACAAGCACACCACCAACAATATGCCGGTATTGATTGCGGGTGGCGGTTTTAAGCATGGGCAACATCTGGCCTTTGATCGGGATAGGAATTATCCATTGCCCAACTTATTTGTCAGTATGCTGCAGAGCATGGGCATTGAAGCAGATCAGTTTGCCTCTTCCACAGGCACGATGACCGGGCTGGATTTGGCTTAA
- a CDS encoding SRPBCC family protein produces the protein MPKFNAEKSIVVDVPLEKAFSVVRDFTQGPVWSPWVIAEPESKGSVSPDGMQNSWEGDIIGSGKMLIEGAEENQAIYYTLTFLKPWKAISPVSFLFEPEGSGTKLTWTMEGSMPFFLFFLTKMMGVFVGMDYERGLKMLKDYLETGEVPSKLAFNGNESFERFPYVGIKTTTTMEAVGPAMADDFGKLKNYFQGQEVNPDSIFSIYHKWDPIKGMVVYTTGLAVESAPESLPEGFVAGEFPACEAYEVTHTGPYRHLGNAWSSAMMHARAKVFKQSKKIHPFETYANNPETTPENELITNVYFPIA, from the coding sequence ATGCCTAAGTTCAATGCTGAGAAGTCAATTGTCGTCGATGTTCCTTTGGAAAAAGCGTTCTCGGTTGTTCGAGATTTTACTCAAGGGCCTGTTTGGTCACCCTGGGTGATCGCCGAGCCCGAATCCAAGGGAAGCGTATCTCCCGATGGCATGCAAAACTCTTGGGAAGGAGATATTATCGGCTCTGGTAAAATGCTCATTGAGGGCGCCGAAGAAAACCAGGCCATTTACTACACGCTCACTTTCTTAAAACCCTGGAAGGCTATCTCTCCGGTCAGCTTTCTTTTTGAACCTGAGGGAAGTGGAACCAAACTCACTTGGACGATGGAAGGATCAATGCCCTTCTTTCTCTTCTTCTTGACCAAGATGATGGGGGTATTTGTGGGGATGGATTACGAGCGTGGATTGAAGATGCTCAAAGATTATTTAGAAACCGGTGAAGTCCCCTCCAAGTTAGCGTTTAACGGAAATGAATCATTCGAACGCTTTCCTTATGTCGGGATAAAAACGACCACCACGATGGAAGCGGTGGGTCCAGCCATGGCGGATGATTTTGGAAAATTGAAAAACTATTTCCAGGGACAGGAGGTGAATCCCGATTCTATATTTTCAATCTACCACAAGTGGGATCCGATTAAAGGTATGGTGGTGTATACGACGGGTTTGGCTGTGGAGTCTGCGCCGGAATCTTTGCCTGAAGGATTTGTTGCGGGTGAGTTCCCTGCTTGCGAAGCCTATGAGGTCACTCACACAGGACCTTATCGTCATCTTGGCAATGCCTGGTCAAGTGCCATGATGCACGCTCGTGCCAAGGTCTTTAAGCAAAGTAAGAAGATTCACCCCTTCGAGACTTATGCGAACAATCCTGAAACGACTCCGGAAAATGAGCTCATAACGAATGTGTACTTCCCGATTGCCTAA
- a CDS encoding sialate O-acetylesterase, which yields MKSSTFSAFTLLLVVCSSIIQADVSMPAIFDDNMILQQKTGAPIWGWAESGEKVTVSGSWGEQASTAAGSDGAWKVFLRTPSYGGPYQVTVEGRNRIAFTNVLVGEVWLCAGQSNMGWRLTATIGGQEEAKTADYPGIRIFRSERSHSHEPQTDVKAEWKVCNPESAGTCSAVTFYFAKKLHQELGIPIGVVLQPYAGTPIEGWTPRDIQMEDPRTLADIEEMDAESAKYDLVAAQKQLERATQLWKDGKRRGEPKLRTPSNWGHQYPGNIFNGMIHPVRPYGIRGAIWYQGERNAKDVAQAANYVNQLPMMINYYRSSWHELSGGNVSDDFPFYFVQLPAWLPEQTEPVEPHAAWAVNRESMRLVANTVPNTGTAVAIDTGDAVLLHPQDKKPIGIRMAYLALKGTYDQDFVDSGPRYVSHKVKGNKMILQFDSVGSGLRSSREGELDSFAIAGDDQVFVLANAKIVGESIVVSGKGISEPKAVRYAWADNPSRRNLLYNEEGIPASPFRTDDWPLFDPENYVPVEQIKPDKPDGYVQVEVDRPEMTQ from the coding sequence ATGAAATCTTCCACATTTTCTGCTTTCACGCTCCTTCTGGTAGTCTGTTCTTCAATCATCCAGGCAGACGTGTCCATGCCTGCCATATTTGACGACAACATGATACTTCAGCAAAAGACGGGTGCTCCGATCTGGGGATGGGCCGAGTCGGGGGAGAAAGTAACGGTATCTGGTAGTTGGGGAGAGCAGGCTTCGACAGCCGCAGGAAGCGACGGAGCTTGGAAAGTTTTTTTGAGAACGCCATCCTATGGGGGGCCTTACCAAGTTACGGTGGAAGGTCGAAATCGTATTGCGTTCACCAATGTTTTGGTGGGTGAAGTCTGGCTGTGTGCTGGACAATCCAATATGGGTTGGCGATTAACGGCTACCATTGGTGGGCAGGAAGAAGCGAAGACGGCTGATTATCCTGGTATCCGCATTTTTCGTTCTGAACGTTCTCACAGTCACGAGCCACAAACGGATGTGAAGGCAGAGTGGAAAGTCTGCAACCCGGAGTCGGCCGGAACTTGTTCCGCAGTTACCTTCTATTTCGCCAAGAAGCTTCATCAAGAGTTGGGTATTCCCATCGGTGTCGTATTGCAACCTTACGCTGGAACACCCATTGAAGGTTGGACGCCTCGCGACATACAAATGGAAGATCCCAGGACGCTTGCGGATATTGAGGAAATGGATGCCGAATCGGCGAAGTACGATCTGGTAGCTGCACAAAAACAATTGGAGCGCGCCACTCAATTGTGGAAAGACGGCAAACGTCGAGGCGAACCGAAGTTACGGACACCGAGTAATTGGGGTCACCAATATCCAGGCAACATTTTCAATGGCATGATTCATCCCGTACGCCCCTATGGAATCCGCGGTGCTATATGGTATCAGGGCGAACGAAATGCAAAGGACGTTGCTCAAGCGGCTAACTACGTGAATCAGCTGCCCATGATGATTAACTACTACCGATCCTCATGGCATGAGCTGTCCGGTGGAAATGTGTCCGACGATTTCCCGTTCTATTTTGTACAACTTCCTGCCTGGTTACCGGAGCAAACAGAACCGGTAGAGCCTCATGCGGCTTGGGCGGTTAATCGTGAATCAATGCGCTTGGTTGCGAATACGGTTCCTAATACAGGCACTGCGGTTGCCATCGATACCGGTGATGCGGTCTTATTGCACCCTCAAGACAAGAAGCCCATTGGCATTCGTATGGCCTACCTCGCGTTAAAAGGTACTTATGATCAGGATTTTGTCGATTCAGGTCCACGTTATGTATCCCACAAAGTTAAGGGTAATAAAATGATTCTACAGTTCGACTCAGTAGGAAGTGGACTCCGGTCGAGCAGGGAAGGGGAATTGGATAGCTTTGCCATCGCAGGGGACGATCAAGTTTTCGTTTTGGCTAATGCCAAGATTGTCGGTGAAAGCATCGTGGTGTCCGGAAAGGGTATCTCTGAACCCAAAGCCGTGCGCTATGCCTGGGCTGACAATCCATCTCGACGTAATTTGCTCTATAATGAGGAGGGAATACCGGCATCACCATTTCGAACCGATGATTGGCCTCTCTTTGATCCTGAGAACTATGTTCCAGTTGAACAAATCAAGCCGGATAAACCAGATGGATATGTGCAAGTTGAGGTTGATCGCCCGGAGATGACGCAATAA
- a CDS encoding DUF21 domain-containing protein, whose protein sequence is MTLLILYLILALGVSFLCSILEASLLSMSPSFVKDTEGKGTKTGVILASLKENIDRPLAGILSLNTIAHTVGAAGVGAQAASVFGEGYFGVISAVLTLLILFFSEIIPKTLGALYWKQLAAFTAYTCKFIIVALYPLVLISEKLTKLLSPRGPHEGQISRDEVVAMAQLGHSEGVIAERESKIIRNLIRFRRIQVDDIMTPRTVVSKLPESMACGEAVKQDSLSRFSRIPVHSEDAEHITGYVLKQKVLEQVAFDKHDTLLSDIKRPIRLIHEDESLSNLFNSLFSHKEHMALVVDEYGGMSGLVTSEDLIETLLGLEITDESDETEDMRDLARKRWEERARKLGIVVPELQKEPEAEPDA, encoded by the coding sequence ATGACTTTGCTCATCCTTTACCTTATTCTGGCTCTCGGTGTGTCCTTTTTGTGTTCGATTCTCGAGGCCAGTCTTTTGTCCATGTCGCCTTCTTTCGTAAAGGATACCGAGGGCAAGGGCACCAAAACAGGTGTCATACTTGCTTCCTTAAAAGAGAATATCGACCGTCCCTTGGCAGGTATCCTTTCTCTCAATACGATTGCTCACACGGTCGGTGCTGCCGGTGTGGGCGCTCAAGCAGCTTCGGTTTTTGGCGAAGGATATTTTGGAGTCATCTCCGCGGTGCTAACATTGCTGATTCTGTTTTTCTCAGAAATTATTCCCAAAACGCTTGGGGCCCTTTACTGGAAGCAGTTGGCTGCATTCACCGCCTATACCTGCAAGTTTATCATTGTAGCCCTTTATCCATTAGTCCTTATCTCAGAGAAGCTTACGAAACTGTTGTCTCCCAGAGGTCCTCACGAGGGGCAAATAAGCCGTGACGAAGTGGTGGCGATGGCTCAGCTCGGTCACAGTGAAGGTGTCATTGCTGAACGCGAGAGTAAGATCATTCGTAACTTAATTCGATTTCGAAGAATTCAAGTCGATGATATCATGACCCCCCGTACGGTCGTGAGCAAATTGCCTGAATCCATGGCTTGTGGTGAAGCTGTAAAGCAGGATTCTCTATCGCGGTTTTCCCGCATACCCGTTCATTCTGAGGATGCAGAGCATATTACTGGTTATGTGTTGAAGCAAAAGGTCTTGGAGCAAGTGGCTTTCGATAAGCATGACACTCTGCTTTCTGATATCAAACGTCCCATTCGATTAATTCATGAGGACGAATCGCTTTCCAATCTCTTCAACAGCCTGTTTTCTCATAAAGAGCATATGGCTTTGGTCGTAGATGAGTATGGCGGTATGTCGGGGCTGGTTACTAGCGAAGATTTGATCGAGACACTGCTGGGCTTAGAAATTACGGATGAATCCGATGAAACTGAAGACATGCGTGATCTGGCTCGTAAGCGGTGGGAAGAGCGGGCCCGTAAATTGGGAATTGTAGTGCCCGAACTTCAGAAAGAGCCGGAAGCCGAGCCTGACGCTTAG
- a CDS encoding PmoA family protein translates to MKQNSFFRSCISVFSLICVSSIMVQAEVTFEKTEDQLTYFASEKPILSYQINTVQPPEGMNKIYARSGFIHPLYSPSGKVLTDPFPIGHVHQHAVFSAWTRATFKHEVVDFWNQHQGRGTAKHVKLGSVKSDSFEAALQQVSRKGGPAIDEEWEVKIEESDDAYFIDIEIEQSCATENEVYFHPHHYGGFGFRGSAHWSEEDEAHYEGRMKVLTGDGLTSIEESNHTTPRWVAVYGNIDGEMAGFVVMDHVSNFRHPQPVRVHPRMPYFVFTPVYKGSFILKPGFSYEAKYRIVTFDGEPDAETIEDWYKAYTVKK, encoded by the coding sequence ATGAAACAAAATTCATTCTTTCGCTCCTGTATCTCGGTTTTCTCGCTGATCTGCGTCTCCTCCATCATGGTTCAGGCAGAGGTAACTTTTGAGAAGACAGAAGATCAATTGACTTATTTCGCATCCGAAAAACCCATATTGAGCTATCAAATCAATACGGTACAACCCCCGGAGGGCATGAATAAGATCTACGCACGCAGCGGTTTTATTCACCCACTCTATTCACCTTCTGGCAAAGTGCTGACCGATCCCTTCCCGATCGGACATGTGCATCAGCATGCGGTCTTTTCAGCGTGGACGCGAGCTACTTTCAAACACGAAGTAGTCGATTTCTGGAATCAACACCAGGGTCGAGGAACGGCCAAGCACGTAAAACTCGGATCCGTGAAATCCGACTCCTTCGAAGCGGCACTCCAACAAGTGAGCCGCAAGGGAGGACCTGCCATTGATGAAGAATGGGAAGTCAAAATAGAAGAATCAGACGATGCGTACTTCATCGACATTGAGATTGAACAAAGCTGCGCCACTGAAAATGAAGTGTATTTCCATCCCCATCATTACGGAGGATTTGGTTTTAGGGGAAGTGCCCATTGGAGCGAAGAAGACGAAGCTCACTATGAGGGCCGAATGAAAGTCCTAACCGGAGATGGACTCACAAGCATAGAAGAAAGCAATCACACGACTCCTCGATGGGTCGCGGTCTATGGAAACATTGATGGAGAGATGGCTGGGTTTGTGGTGATGGACCATGTGTCAAATTTTCGCCACCCACAACCGGTTCGCGTGCACCCAAGGATGCCGTATTTTGTATTCACGCCGGTCTACAAAGGATCTTTTATTCTCAAGCCCGGGTTTAGCTATGAAGCAAAATACCGAATAGTGACCTTCGATGGTGAGCCGGATGCGGAAACCATTGAGGATTGGTATAAGGCGTATACGGTAAAGAAGTAG